A region of Drosophila mauritiana strain mau12 chromosome 3L, ASM438214v1, whole genome shotgun sequence DNA encodes the following proteins:
- the LOC117141000 gene encoding tyrosine 3-monooxygenase, protein MMAVAAAQKNREMFAIKKSYSIENGYPSRRRSLVDDARFETLVVKQTKQTVLEEARSKANDDSLEDCIVQAQEHIPSEQDVELQDEHANLENLPLEEYVPVEEDVEFESVEQEQSQSQSQEPEGNQQPTKNDYGLTEDEILLANAASESSEAEAAMQSAALVVRLKEGISSLGRILKAIETFHGTVQHVESRQSRMEGVDHDVLIKLDMTRGNLLQLIRSLRQSGSFSSMNLMADNNLNVKAPWFPKHASELDNCNHLMTKYEPDLDMNHPGFADKVYRQRRKEIAEIAFAYKYGDPIPFIDYSDVEVKTWRSVFKTVQDLAPKHACAEYRAAFQKLQDEQIFVETRLPQLQEMSDFLRKNTGFSLRPAAGLLTARDFLASLAFRIFQSTQYVRHVNSPYHTPEPDSIHELLGHMPLLADPSFAQFSQEIGLASLGASDEEIEKLSTVYWFTVEFGLCKEHGQIKAYGAGLLSSYGELLHAISDKCEHRAFEPASTAVQPYQDQEYQPIYYVAESFEDAKDKFRRWVSTMSRPFEVRFNPHTERVEVLDSVDKLETLVHQMNTEILHLTNAISKLRRPF, encoded by the exons atgatGGCCGTTGCAGCAGCCCAAAAGAACCGCGAGATGTTCGCCATCAAGAAATCCTACAGTATTGAG AATGGCTATCCATCCCGCCGTCGCAGCCTGGTGGATGATGCCCGTTTCGAGACCCTGGTGGTCAAGCAGACCAAACAAACCGTCCTCGAGGAGGCCCGCAGCAAGGCAAATG ACGATTCTCTGGAGGATTGCATTGTGCAGGCTCAGGAGCACATTCCCTCCGAGCAAGATGTGGAGCTCCAGGACGAGCATGCCAATCTGGAGAACCTGCCCTTGGAGGAATATGTTCCAG TTGAGGAGGATGTTGAGTTTGAGAGCGTTGAACAGgagcagtcgcagtcgcagtcgcaggaGCCAGAAGGCAACCAACAGCCGACCAAGAACG ATTACGGTCTCACCGAGGACGAGATATTGCTGGCCAATGCCGCCTCCGAATCCTCGGAAGCCGAGGCTGCCATGCAGAGTGCCGCTTTGGTGGTCCGCCTCAAGGAGGGCATCTCCTCTTTGGGTCGCATCCTCAAGGCCATCGAGACCTTCCACGGCACCGTCCAGCATGTGGAGTCCCGCCAGTCGCGCATGGAGGGCGTGGACCACGATGTCCTCATCAAGTTGGACATGACCCGTGGCAATCTGCTGCAGCTGATCCGTTCCCTCAGGCAGTCGGGCTCCTTCAGCAGCATGAATCTGATGGCCGACAACAACCTGAATGTCAAGGCTCCGTGGTTCCCCAAGCACGCCTCCGAGTTGGACAACTGCAACCATCTGATGACCAAGTACGAGCCCGATTTGGACATGAACCACCCCGGATTCGCCGACAAAGTTTACCGCCAGCGTCGCAAGGAGATCGCCGAGATCGCCTTCGCCTACAAGTACGGAGACCCGATCCCATTCATCGACTACTCCGATGTGGAGGTCAAGACCTGGCGCTCGGTCTTCAAAACCGTTCAGGATCTGGCTCCCAAGCACGCCTGTGCCGAGTACCGGGCCGCCTTCCAGAAGCTCCAGGATGAGCAGATCTTCGTGGAGACCCGTCTGCCCCAGTTGCAGGAGATGTCAGACTTTCTGCGCAAGAACACCGGATTCTCTCTGCGTCCTGCCGCCGGTCTTTTGACTGCCCGGGACTTCCTCGCCTCCTTGGCCTTCCGCATCTTCCAGAGCACCCAGTATGTGCGCCACGTCAACTCACCATACCACACCCCCGAGCC CGACTCCATTCACGAGCTGCTGGGTCACATGCCCCTGCTGGCCGATCCCAGCTTCGCCCAGTTCTCGCAGGAGATTGGACTGGCCTCGCTGGGTGCCTCCGACGAAGAAATCGAGAAGCTGTCCACG GTATACTGGTTCACTGTTGAGTTCGGTCTCTGCAAGGAACATGGTCAGATCAAGGCCTACGGTGCTGGACTCCTGAGCTCCTACGGTGAGCTGCTCCATGCCATCAGCGACAAGTGCGAGCACCGCGCCTTCGAGCCCGCCTCCACCGCCGTGCAGCCGTACCAGGATCAGGAGTACCAGCCCATCTACTATGTGGCCGAGAGCTTCGAGGATGCCAAGGACAAGTTCCGTCGCTGGGTGAGCACCATGTCGCGTCCGTTCGAGGTGCGTTTCAACCCGCACACCGAGCGCGTCGAGGTGCTGGACTCCGTGGACAAGCTGGAGACCCTGGTGCACCAGATGAACACGGAGATTTTGCATCTGACCAACGCCATCTCCAAGTTGCGACGCCCGTTCTAA